The bacterium region GGCTGGGAACAAACGATATCGTGCACAACGCCCTCGTCAGCGGGCAGATCGACCTCTACCCCGAGTTCACCGCCACAGGCCTCGCCCGGTTGAAGCTCAAGACGACCCGCGATGCCGACAAGGACTACCAGCTGGTGAAAGCGGGGTACGAGAAGCAGTTCCACGTCACCTGGCTCGACAAAGCTCCGCTCGACGACACCTACGGAGTCTGCACCACACAGAAGAAAGCCGACGAGCTGCACGTGACGAAGATCTCGCAGCTCGCCCCCGTGGCCCCGAAGGCCACCGTGGCCACGCCACCCGACGGGACCAGCGACCCGAACGTCCTCCCGGGCATGAAGCCGACCTACGGCTTCACGTTCGGCCAGGTTGAGGTGCTGCAGGAACCGCTGACGTTCGAGGCGGTGATGCGCGGCAAGGCCGACTTCAACATCTGCTACACCACGATCGCCTTGATTGCGAAGGACCATTTCGTCCTCCTCGCCGACGACAAGAACCTCTTCCCCATTTACCTCCCGGCCCCCATCGTACGCGACGACGCACTCGCCAAGGCCCCGGACATCGCCGCGGCGTTGAATCGGGTCGCCCCCAAGCTGACCACCGAGGTCAGCCAGCAGCTCCAGCTGCAGGTGGTGAACGGGAAGTCAGTGACGGAAGTCGCGACGGGATGGCTGAAAGGCCAGGGGTTACTGTAACGCGGTAAAACGCCAGAAGCATCGACCGCGGCCTTCTCCGGCGGATGCGCCGGGAGAAGGCCGCGGTGTTTACGGCGGACTGCCCGCCGCCCGGCCCCGGTATCCACCGAAGATCGCGTGCCCGGCGCGCATCCAGAAGCAATCCACCACCGAAAACCCCGCGCCGCGAAGCCAGTCGAGTTGGTCGATCAGGCGCGAAGGCTGATCGACCGGATCGGGGGTGTCGAGGCGGTAGTTGTTCCATCCGCCCACCGTGAAGCGTTCGAACGCGCGCTGGCCGCCGGGTCTCCCGGCGCTCTGATCGCGCACCGCCCCATCCCACTGGGCGGCGAACAGTCCCGCGGCTCGCGGCCCAGCCGCTTCCACCAGGTCCGCGATGAGCAGAGCGCCCCCGCCCTCAAGGCGCGCCGCCAGGTCGGTGAACAGTGCCCGCTTGCCCTCCGCGGAGAGATGGTGGACGACCAGCGCGGACACCACGCACCGAAGTGGTTGAGGCAGCGTTCGCCGCCAGTCCGCGCGCGCCAGTTCGAAGTGACGGATCTCCACGCGCGGAGCGAAGGGAGCGAGGCGAACGCGCGCCCGTTCGCGCATCGCCGCGGAGCCGTCGAGAGCCAGATAGCGGCACCGTGGAAACCGCTCGAGCACCCACGACGCGAGCGTCCCGTCGCCGGCACCCAATTCGGCCACGGTGAACTCCTCGTCCGGGCCGGCGGGGATCAGGTCGCGAATCGTCGCCAACTGCTCGCCGCGGGAGGGCACGATCACTTCCTCGAGTTCGGCGAAGTGTTCAGAGTCCGCCTCGGTCCATCTTGCGGGGTCGTTGCGCTCGCCGGCGGCGCCCATGCCTCTCTCCTCTGCGCGAGCCCCGCCTACCCGCCCGCCTTCTTCCGCGCGTAATACCGTCGCGCTTTCGCGCGGTTGCCGCACCCCCGCATGTCGCACCAGCGCCGGCTGTGGTTGCGGCTGGTATCGAAGAACAGCCAGTCGCAGTTCTCTCCCCCGCACCGCCTCACGCGACTCATCTCATCCGACACCAGCACCTCGGCGGCGGAGCGCACGACCGGCCACACCACCCGGTCGAGCGCGTCATCGGCCTGCCACTCCCACGCGTAGGCCTCCGCCCGCGGGGAGACCTGCAGATGAGCGAAGGCGCGGGCGAGGGCCGCGTTCAATCCCGCGAGGTCGGCCCGATCGGGGGCCCGCCGCTCGGTGCCGGCCGCGAAGATCCGGTAGATCGTCTCCCGCAGCGCCACGGCGTCCGCGAGGGCTTTGGCGGCGTCGGCGGGTCGACGCAGCGCGGCCTGGGTGAGGCGCCGCGCGTCCTGATCGGTCAGCACGCCCGCCTGCCTGCCCCACGCCACCACATCCCGGTAGCCCAAGAGACGCTCCGACGGACGGGCGCGAGAGCCGTTCAGCGTATTGGCAAAGTCCAGACACAGGCGGCCCCCCATGAACTCGAACTGAGTTTCCCGGCCGGCTTCCCCTTCCATCGGCGCCCCCCGGTGCGACCCCCTCCGGGGCCGCGTCCTCTCGCGGTCTATAACCATCAAAAATTGCTTGACAGGTTATAACCGCTTGTGTATCATTATGACTAGCAAATGCAGTATAGCAGGTTAGATGCGATCGCGCAAGCGGCCGGCCAGAAGCGCTCCGCGGCGGCCAGCTCCAGGAGGTGAGTGCAGTGACGGTAGATCTGAACACCGCATACGCCAGGGATTCGATGGTCACGGAGGTGCCGCTGATCACCCCCAAAACGACGGTGGCGACGGCGCTCAAGCTGCTGCGCGAACACGGGGTCCCCGCCCTTCCGGTGATGATGGGAGAAGGACTGATCGGCCTCGTCGACGAGAAGTCCCTGCTGCGCTACACGCCATCAGAGGCCACGACCCTCGATGTCTACGAGCTGCGTGAGATCCTGGACAGAATGACGGTGGGGCGCCTGGCCGTCCCGTCGAAGGTCACCGTCCGGCCGGATGATCCACTCGATCAGGCGGCGACGCTGATGGTGCGCGGGGACCTCGACGTGCTCCCCGTGGTGAGCAACGGGTCTTTCGTCGGGCTGCTCACCTGGAACGGGCTTCTGGCCGCGATGATCGGCGACACGGCGGCAACCGCCGGCCCGGCGGCGTAGGCGCAGGTTCGACCCGAAACACGGAGGGATTGCCATGTGGTGGAGCGTCGAAACGTTTCAAGTCCTCGCTCAGGACCGGATCTTTGAGCACCTGCGCGTGGCGGCCAACGATCGCCGGGCCCGCGAGTTCGCTCCCCGAAAAGCCCGGGGCGAGACGGACGGTACCCAGCGGGGTGCCTCGGCGGGGCGTGGTTTCTTCACCGCCGTCCGCGCGCTGCTGATGAGGAGAGCCGCTGAACCGCGACGAATGACTTCGGGTCCCTGCGCGTAGCCGACGGCCGCGGTCGAGCTGGCGGACCAGGGAGAAGAGGAGCCGATAGTGCGAAGCGTGGTCGACCTGTTGCTGGGGTGGATGGATCATGCGTTCGAGCAGGAAGGCTGGCACGTGTCCCTGCTCGACTCGATCACGGGCCTCTCCGCCGCGCAGGCGGCGTGGGTCCCTGCGCGGGAGCGCAACTCGATCTGGAAGATCGTAGAGCACGTCGCCCTGTGGAAAGAGGAAGGCGCCCGCCGCATCGGCGCCCAGCCTCCTCGACCCGCGGGATGGGACAAGGAACACGATTGGCGCGAGATCGGCCCGGTTTCAGAGGAGCGGTGGAAAGCGACGGGACAGCGCCTGCGCCAGGCCCATGCGGAGGCCAAAGCGGCGCTGGCGAAGCGGTCCGATGCGGACCTGCAGATGCCGCCGCCGGGCTCCGCGCAGCCGATCGCTGCCACCGTCCGGGGGCTGATCCTCCACGACAGCTATCACTGCGGCCAGATTTGTTACCTCAGGGCGCTGGCAGGCAATCCGGCGAAGATCTGGTGAGCTGATCGCGTTTCCTCTGGTGGGGCCGTAGGGACAAAGGCCGCCGTTGGCGGACCGTTGCCTCCGGCGGCTTCGGTTCCTCCGCACGTGCCCGCCGCCTTTGTCCGATCAGTACCTTCTCCGTGACGAACATCACATTTCCGAGGTGCGGTGGGTCATGGTCCCGTTTTCGCCGGTCGCTTATGCTGGGTCCATCCTAAAGAGAAAGGAGGGAGCGACGATGCGGAATATCCTGATGGCTCTGGCTCTGGGGGTTGCGGTGCTTCTCCCGGCGGCAGCCGCGTCTGCCGAGAGCGAAGTGGCGGGCGGCGATCACGAGACCGTCCATACACCCACCGTGGCCCAAGGCGACTCGATGAACCTTGGCATGATTGCGGGTTCCGAGCAAGCCCCGCAGGCGCCCTACTTCGACCTGCGGCTGGACAACCGTGAGAACTAGCCCGTAGCGCGCTGCCGGTCGTCGCACGTGGGGCGGCTGGCAGCGCGGCTTATCTCCGCTTAATCGGGATCGGCCATGTTCGGGGTATCGGCGCCCGGTGTTCGGTCGCGTGCACCGGTTCGTGGCTGACCCGAGCCTCCTGAGAAATTCTCCCCCTTCTGCGGCTTACGGCCGGTGAGCCGTCCTCGTGGCTCCTCCGAATCGAGGCCCGTCGAGTTGCGTCCCGGCCTGCGGCCGGGGGCCGTTTTCGGTCTGCGCACCCCGAGCAGGACTTGCCTTTTGAGTATTCCTCAAGCATCATTGGGGAATGCGGGCCGAATTCGGGCCCGTGATCTGCGGCCCGACGGATGGTCACGGCGGGACGGACGTGCCCGCAGCGGACGATGATCCGCGCCCCGCGTCACGGTTTGTCCCAAGGAGGATTCGGCATGGACGACAGGCCCCTCGAACTCCTGATCCCCGGGCCGGTGCCTGTGAGCCCCGACGTGCTCGAGGCCATGGGACAGCCGGTCCGGCAGCACTACGGTCCCGAGTGGGGGCCGTTCTACGAGCAGTTCATCGCCCGTCTGCGCCGTGTCTTCGCCACGAGCGGGTCCGTCTACCCGATCCCCGCATCGGGGAGCGGCGGACTGGAGGCGATGCTGGGGACGCTGATCGGATCGGACGGATCGGTGGGCGTGATCGTGAACGGCTTCTTCGGCAACCGCGTGCTGAACATCGCCCGCTCACACACCTCCCACGTCGACGTGTTGAAGATCCCCTACGAGCGGCCGGCGGATCCGGACGAGGTGCGGGCGTGGCTTCGCGCCCACCGGGTGCCCCTGCTTGCCGTCGTGCACAGCGACACCTCAACCGGCGTCCTCAACCCGGTGGCCGAAATCGCTGCGGTCGCGCGGGCGGAGGGGGTGCCCGTCGCCGTCGACGCGGTGTCATCGCTCGGCGGAGCCCCGGTCGAAACGGATGCCTGGGGACTGGCGGCGGTCTCGACCGCGTCGCAGAAGTGCCTTGAGAGCCCGCCGGGGGTCGCCCCGGTTGCCGTCACGCCGCTCGGCTGGAAGGTGATCGACGATCAGCCGGTGCCGTGCCGGGGTTGGTACCTCAACTTGCGCACCTGGCGCCAGTACGAGACGGAGTGGGGGCCCCATCATCCGTACCCGGTGACGCTGCCGAGCAACAATCTAGTCGCCTTGAATCGGGCGCTCGAGCGGATCCTGGAAGAAGGGCTGGAGGCTCGGTTCGAACGCCACCGCCGCGTCGCCGCGCTACTGCGCGACGGGCTCGAGCGGCTCGGGTTCACCCTCTTTGCCGACCGGCGTTGGGCCTCGCCCACGATCACGGTTGCGTATCCTCCGCAGGGGGTCAAGCCGAGCGCGCTGATGGAGGCGTTGCGCATCCATCACCGGATCGCGGTGGCGGGCGGGTTGGAGCACCTGGCCGGCAAGGTCATCCGGATCGGCCACCTTGGGGCCCAGGCAACCCCCGAACGGATGCGGAACCTCCTCGGGGCCTTGGAGACGTGCCTGCGCGAGGGCGTGCCCTCAACCCCATGAGCGGAGCCCGGGGGGCTCCGCGATCCAGAATCCGCCGACGCGGAAGCGAAAAGTCGCGGTTAAGGTGAACATCGCAACGGACGCCACGTAGGCCAGCCCCGCGGTCAGGCGCGTCGCTTGGGACGATGGGGTCGGGAACCTCACCCGACCGCCCGACGTTTGGTTGCCCTAGCTCGGCATTCCCCTCGCCCTATCGAGCTATTCGTATCTAAGCGCCACGATGGGATCCAATGCCGCCGCCCGCTGCGCCGGATAGAATCCAAAGACCACCCCGATCAGCGCGGCCGATGTGAACCCCAGCACCATCGAAAACGGGGAGATGAGCACCGGCCAGTGCGCCAGCGTTGAAGCGCCCTGGGCGGTGGCGAGCCCCATCGCGATCCCGATCAGCCCCCCGACGGACGCCAAGGTCAGGGCCTCGACAAGAAACTGGAGGAGGATGTCGCGTCCCTTCGCCCCCACCGCCATGCGCAGTCCGATTTCGCGCGTCCGTTCGGTGACGGAGACGAGCATGATGTTCATGATGCCGATCCCCCCCACCACCAGTGAGACGACCGCGATCCCCGCGAGCAGCAGTCCCTGGGTCTGTGACGTGGCGATCCGGACCTGTTGCACGTCGGAGATGTTACGCACGGAGAAGTCGTCGGGCTGCAGCGGTGTGAGGTGATGCCGGATCCGCAGCAGCCGTTCGGTCGCGTCGATCACCCCCGCCACCGTGTCCGGGGTCGTGGCGGAGATGAGGATGTTCTGGACGTACGTCACGCCGGTCAGGCGGGCCTGCAGCGTGCTGATCGGCACCTCCACCAGGTCGTCCTGATCGCGGCCGAACCCCGACTGGCCCTTGGACGTGAGGACCCCGACCACGAGGAAGGGTACGTTCTTGATGACCACCGTGGCCCCGATCGCCCCACCGGCGGGAAAGAGGTTCTCGGCGACCGTACTGCCGAGGACGGCGACCTTCGCCGCCTGGTCCACCTCGCCGGAGGTGAAGAACCGCCCCTGGGCCACACTCCAACTCCGCACCGTCTGCCAGGCCGGGGTGCTGCCGCCGATTGAGGTGGACCAGTTCAGACCGCCGGCGACCACCTGCCCGCTCGTCTGCGACGACGGGGCCGCCGCCGCGACCTCGGGGACCAGCCGGCCGATGGCCGTCACGTCATCGAGTTTGAGGGAGGTCCGCGTCCCCGATCCGAGGCTCACCCCCCCGCTCGTGATGGCGCCCGGAACGACGACGACCAGATTGGCACCGAGGCTCTCGATCTGTGCCAGCACGGCCGCCTGCGCGCCCGAGCCGATGGCCATCGAGGTGATGACCGCGCCCACCCCGATGATGATGCCCAACATCGTCAGAAACGAACGCGCCGCGTTGCGGCGGAGCGCCTGCCAAGCGACCCGCAGGAGCACTGAGACGTTCATGCGCGCGCCTCCCCCGCGGCGGCCACGGCCGCCGCCTTGGCCGACCCCGTGGCAACGTCCTCCGGGGATCGATCCTCCGTCACCACACCGTCCTTGAAGACCACCACGCGCTTCGACCAGGCGGCAACGGCGATATCGTGCGTCACTACGACGACGGTAATCCCGTGCTCGCCGTTGAGGCGCCGGAAGAGCTCCATGATTTCACCGCTGCTCGCGCTGTCGAGGTTACCGGTCGGCTCGTCGGCCATGAGGAGCGGGGGGTCGTTCGCGAGCGCGCGGGCGATAGCCACGCGCTGCTGCTGCCCGCCGGAGAGTTCGCTCGGGCGATGGTCCAACCGGGTCCCCAGCCCGACGCTCTCCAGCAGCGCGCGGGCGCGCCGCATCCGCTCTTCGCGCGCAATGCCGGCGTAGAGCATCGGCAGTTCGACGTTCTCCAGGGCCGTCGTGCGGGCGAGCAGGTTGAAACTCTGAAAGACGAATCCGATCCGGGTATTCCGGATGGTCGCCAGTTGGTCGCGCGACAGGCGCGAGACCTCGACGCCGGCGAGCCGGTACGACCCCGCCGTCGGGCGGTCCAGGCACCCCAGCAGGTGCATGAACGTCGACTTGCCGGAGCCCGACGGGCCCATGATCGCCACGAACTCCCCCTGCCGGATGGAGAGGCTGACGCCCCGCAGGGCCTGGACCTCCGTGGTGCCCTCCCCGTAGATCTTCGTCAGGTCTTGGACCTCGATGAGGGGATCCCCCGCCGGCGCACCGCCGCGCACTGCGGCGCCCTCCCTCATGGACCGACCCGGCCGCCACCCGACCCGCCGCCGGGGGTCTGGCCGCCCCTCGCCCCCCCGCGGACTTGGGCGATGATCACAGCATCGCCGGCGCGGAGGGTTCCCTTCGTGATCTCCACGTTCTGACCGTCGGAAAGGCCGATGACGACGGACACGGGGCTGGGCCGGCCATTGCGCAGCGCCCAGACGGTCACCTGTGATCCGGGAGCGCCGGCGACCGGCGTCGCGGCGGGGGCGGCCCCGGACGGGGCGAACCCACCGCTGGGCGCCGCCGGGGGAGCGCCGGCCGCTCTGAGCGGACGATACAGCAGCGCGGCGAGCGGGACCGCGAGCACGTGGGTGCGCTTGGCGATATCGATCGTGATCTGCGCCGTCATCCCCGGCAACAG contains the following coding sequences:
- a CDS encoding ABC transporter ATP-binding protein — its product is MRGGAPAGDPLIEVQDLTKIYGEGTTEVQALRGVSLSIRQGEFVAIMGPSGSGKSTFMHLLGCLDRPTAGSYRLAGVEVSRLSRDQLATIRNTRIGFVFQSFNLLARTTALENVELPMLYAGIAREERMRRARALLESVGLGTRLDHRPSELSGGQQQRVAIARALANDPPLLMADEPTGNLDSASSGEIMELFRRLNGEHGITVVVVTHDIAVAAWSKRVVVFKDGVVTEDRSPEDVATGSAKAAAVAAAGEARA
- a CDS encoding glycine betaine ABC transporter substrate-binding protein, translated to MRTREELSWVKFVSLCVVSLMIVLAAGGIGSGASPAGNGKIHLTVGGKLDTEAQLLTKIYVLLLRHTGFTVTEKARLGTNDIVHNALVSGQIDLYPEFTATGLARLKLKTTRDADKDYQLVKAGYEKQFHVTWLDKAPLDDTYGVCTTQKKADELHVTKISQLAPVAPKATVATPPDGTSDPNVLPGMKPTYGFTFGQVEVLQEPLTFEAVMRGKADFNICYTTIALIAKDHFVLLADDKNLFPIYLPAPIVRDDALAKAPDIAAALNRVAPKLTTEVSQQLQLQVVNGKSVTEVATGWLKGQGLL
- a CDS encoding CBS domain-containing protein — translated: MTVDLNTAYARDSMVTEVPLITPKTTVATALKLLREHGVPALPVMMGEGLIGLVDEKSLLRYTPSEATTLDVYELREILDRMTVGRLAVPSKVTVRPDDPLDQAATLMVRGDLDVLPVVSNGSFVGLLTWNGLLAAMIGDTAATAGPAA
- a CDS encoding ABATE domain-containing protein is translated as MEGEAGRETQFEFMGGRLCLDFANTLNGSRARPSERLLGYRDVVAWGRQAGVLTDQDARRLTQAALRRPADAAKALADAVALRETIYRIFAAGTERRAPDRADLAGLNAALARAFAHLQVSPRAEAYAWEWQADDALDRVVWPVVRSAAEVLVSDEMSRVRRCGGENCDWLFFDTSRNHSRRWCDMRGCGNRAKARRYYARKKAGG
- a CDS encoding ABC transporter permease translates to MNVSVLLRVAWQALRRNAARSFLTMLGIIIGVGAVITSMAIGSGAQAAVLAQIESLGANLVVVVPGAITSGGVSLGSGTRTSLKLDDVTAIGRLVPEVAAAAPSSQTSGQVVAGGLNWSTSIGGSTPAWQTVRSWSVAQGRFFTSGEVDQAAKVAVLGSTVAENLFPAGGAIGATVVIKNVPFLVVGVLTSKGQSGFGRDQDDLVEVPISTLQARLTGVTYVQNILISATTPDTVAGVIDATERLLRIRHHLTPLQPDDFSVRNISDVQQVRIATSQTQGLLLAGIAVVSLVVGGIGIMNIMLVSVTERTREIGLRMAVGAKGRDILLQFLVEALTLASVGGLIGIAMGLATAQGASTLAHWPVLISPFSMVLGFTSAALIGVVFGFYPAQRAAALDPIVALRYE
- a CDS encoding class I SAM-dependent methyltransferase — encoded protein: MGAAGERNDPARWTEADSEHFAELEEVIVPSRGEQLATIRDLIPAGPDEEFTVAELGAGDGTLASWVLERFPRCRYLALDGSAAMRERARVRLAPFAPRVEIRHFELARADWRRTLPQPLRCVVSALVVHHLSAEGKRALFTDLAARLEGGGALLIADLVEAAGPRAAGLFAAQWDGAVRDQSAGRPGGQRAFERFTVGGWNNYRLDTPDPVDQPSRLIDQLDWLRGAGFSVVDCFWMRAGHAIFGGYRGRAAGSPP
- a CDS encoding alanine--glyoxylate aminotransferase family protein, translating into MDDRPLELLIPGPVPVSPDVLEAMGQPVRQHYGPEWGPFYEQFIARLRRVFATSGSVYPIPASGSGGLEAMLGTLIGSDGSVGVIVNGFFGNRVLNIARSHTSHVDVLKIPYERPADPDEVRAWLRAHRVPLLAVVHSDTSTGVLNPVAEIAAVARAEGVPVAVDAVSSLGGAPVETDAWGLAAVSTASQKCLESPPGVAPVAVTPLGWKVIDDQPVPCRGWYLNLRTWRQYETEWGPHHPYPVTLPSNNLVALNRALERILEEGLEARFERHRRVAALLRDGLERLGFTLFADRRWASPTITVAYPPQGVKPSALMEALRIHHRIAVAGGLEHLAGKVIRIGHLGAQATPERMRNLLGALETCLREGVPSTP
- a CDS encoding DinB family protein, with translation MRSVVDLLLGWMDHAFEQEGWHVSLLDSITGLSAAQAAWVPARERNSIWKIVEHVALWKEEGARRIGAQPPRPAGWDKEHDWREIGPVSEERWKATGQRLRQAHAEAKAALAKRSDADLQMPPPGSAQPIAATVRGLILHDSYHCGQICYLRALAGNPAKIW